A portion of the Archocentrus centrarchus isolate MPI-CPG fArcCen1 chromosome 19, fArcCen1, whole genome shotgun sequence genome contains these proteins:
- the LOC115797774 gene encoding zinc finger protein 503-like → MITSPTVSVLRNSTNPAWESGSSGEKGAVKISQLSVHNSVSPADPSRQASRLPIKVLKMLTARAGHILHPEYLQPLPSTPVSPIELDAKKSPLALLAQTCSQIGKPDPPSSSKLSSVTSNGSSEKEAKSGPLKMSDIGADDKSSFKPYSKSSEKKDSSSSLSGDKTSFRVPSATCQPFTPRTGSPGSCTSVSPLPSEGKAGDKEEKKESDSNKSTTTESNGSHGISGITSEGNQQQENTSGSRTGTSDSTSVTSSSSSVLGSGLVAPVSPYKPGHTVFPLPPAGISYPGSLAGAYAGYPQPFLPPGMTLDPTKSSSQLLSAQFAAASSLGCSKAGTSPLAGASPPSLMSASLCRDPYCLSYHCTSHLSGASSANCAHDSAAAAAAASALKSGYPLMYPTHPLHGVHSTAPSFSGHPLYPYGFMLPNDPLPHVCNWVSANGPCDKRFSSSEELLSHLRTHTAFAGTEKLISGYPGSSSLANAAAAAAMACHMHMPPNGSPSSPSTLALRGPHHPLGLSSRYHPYSKSPLPTPGAPVPVPAATGPYYSPYALYGQRLTTASALGYQ, encoded by the exons ATGATCACATCGCCCACGGTCTCTGTCCTGAGAAATAGCACAAATCCAGCGTGGGAGAGCGGCTCCTCGGGGGAGAAGGGAGCAGTGAAGATAAGCCAACTATCCGTCCACAACTCCGTCTCTCCCGCAGACCCTTCTCGACAAGCCAGTCGTCTTCCCATAAAGGTTTTGAAAATGCTTACGGCACGGGCAGGACACATTTTACACCCGGAGTACCTACAGCCTTTACCGTCCACTCCTGTCAGTCCCATCGAG CTGGATGCCAAGAAGAGTCCACTGGCCCTCCTGGCCCAAACGTGCTCTCAGATCGGCAAACCGGACCCGCCGTCCTCTTCTAAGCTGTCTTCAGTAACCTCAAATGGATCTAGTGAGAAAGAGGCCAAATCCGGCCCGTTGAAGATGAGCGACATCGGAGCCGACGACAAATCGAGCTTCAAACCCTACTCAAAATCATCAGAGAAGAAGGActcgagcagcagcctcagtGGAGATAAAACCAGTTTCCGAGTGCCTAGCGCCACCTGCCAGCCGTTCACCCCCAGGACAGGCAGCCCCGGCTCCTGCACCTCCGTTTCTCCTCTGCCATCTGAAGGCAAAGCGGGGGacaaggaggaaaagaaggagtCTGATAGCAATAAAAGCACTACAACAGAGAGTAATGGCAGCCATGGGATAAGTGGGATTACCTCTGAGGGCAACCAGCAACAGGAAAACACATCTGGATCCAGGACTGGTACATCAGACTCAACATCTGTaacctcatcatcatcctccgtCCTCGGCTCCGGACTGGTGGCCCCCGTCTCCCCCTATAAACCCGGTCATACAGTTTTTCCTTTACCACCTGCTGGTATTTCCTATCCTGGAAGTTTAGCGGGTGCATATGCAGGTTATCCGCAGCCGTTTCTCCCTCCTGGAATGACCCTTGACCCCACCAAATCCAGCAGCCAGCTTTTAAGCGCACAGTTCGCTGCTGCCAGCTCGCTGGGGTGCAGCAAAGCAGGAACGAGCCCCTTGGCTGGAGCATCCCCGCCGTCTCTAATGTCTGCTAGTCTGTGTCGAGACCCCTACTGCCTGAGTTACCACTGCACAAGCCATTTGTCCGGTGCATCCAGCGCTAACTGTGCACATGACTCTgcggcagctgcagcagctgcctccGCACTCAAGTCTGGATACCCGCTCATGTACCCGACGCATCCTTTACACGGCGTGCACTCCACGGCCCCTTCTTTCAGCGGACATCCCTTATATCCATACGGGTTTATGCTGCCCAATGACCCCCTGCCGCATGTGTGCAACTGGGTGTCGGCTAACGGACCTTGCGATAAGCGCTTTTCATCCTCCGAGGAGCTCCTCAGCCATTTGCGGACTCACACGGCCTTTGCCGGCACGGAGAAGTTGATATCTGGGTACCCAGGATCGTCTTCTCTTGCAaatgctgctgccgctgctgctaTGGCCTGTCACATGCACATGCCTCCAAATGGAAGCCCAAGCAGCCCCAGCACGCTGGCCCTCAGGGGCCCTCATCACCCCCTCGGACTCAGCAGTCGCTACCACCCGTATTCAAAGAGCCCGCTGCCCACTCCCGGGGCCCCAGTACCCGTGCCCGCGGCTACCGGACCATATTACTCCCCGTACGCCTTGTATGGACAAAGACTGACAACAGCATCGGCCTTAGGATATCAGTAG